Proteins from one Impatiens glandulifera chromosome 2, dImpGla2.1, whole genome shotgun sequence genomic window:
- the LOC124928125 gene encoding anaphase-promoting complex subunit 13-like gives MAEQINMGILSDIVDQEWMSDTLPDDDLPLPPVLLPQNDDTEDANQDVKLPNDDSWHDLALGTH, from the exons ATGGCTGAACAAATAAACATGGGTATTCTCAGCGACATTGTTGATCAAGAATGGATGAGTGATACACTTCCTGATGATG ATCTTCCATTGCCGCCTGTCCTCCTACCACAGAACGATGACACTGAAGATGCAA ATCAAGACGTCAAACTACCTAATGATGATAGTTGGCATGACCTTGCTTTGGGAACTCACTAA